The Gemmatimonadaceae bacterium DNA segment CGTGGCGTAGCTCTAGGCGTGTGGACGCGCCGTCTGCCAACTCGATCAGCGTGAGTAGGGTCGCCGGGTCGGTCGTCACACGCCAGCGACGTCCTGTGGCGAGTCCGCCCAGCAGTTTCAGTTCTCCCGCGATGCGGACGACGGCGAGGAAGCCGGCTTGCCTTGAGCACACGGCCGCAAGGCGCTCGGTCGGGAATGGCTGACGCGGTAGCGAATCAGCGACAGGAGTCGTCCGAATCGTGAGCCACTTCGAGAGTCGGGTGCGCAGCGCGCGCGCCGCGTCGGCCGGTGCCGCCGCAGCTACGCGGGCTCGACGCTTGGCAGCGAGGCGCTCGCGCAGCGCCAGCAACGGCGCGGCCGCAGCAGGCAGGCGAAACTGCGCGATGCGCACCTGTGCGCGTTGTCCCTCGCGGAGCACTCGGCCCTCTCGTTGCTCAAGTCGAGCCGGCGTCCACGTCGGGTCCCCGTGTACGAGCGCGGCGCAGCCCTGTAGCTCCACGCCCTCGGCAAGGAGGTCAGTGGCGATCAGCAGGCGGATGCCACGCGGATCGTCCGCGCGGTACGGCGGCGCGCCGGGGCCCAATGCCGTGAGTACCTCGGCGCGCGACCAGTTCCCGCTCGCGGCGAGGACGCGCGTGCCCGTAATCGCCACGATCCCGGGCAAGTGCAGAAGCTGGCGATGCAGTGCCCGCACGGTCTCGGCGTGATGCGCCAGCACGAGTACACGCAGCGGTGCGAGCTCGTCCAACAGCGCGACGAGCGCGTTCGCACGCGCGGCGCTGTCCTGCGCGATGTAGCCGGCGATCAAGCCGCGCATACGCGACACCGCATCGAGGTGCCGATGCAACACCGGCAGTGCGTCGCGTGGCGCTTGGGTCTGAGATGGCTCGACGACGAGGTCGAATGCGAGCTGCGTTGAGTCGTCGCCGAGCACCCAGTTGCGCAAGGCGTCACGGGTAGGCCATCGACCGGCGGAGAGGCTATCCGCAAGTGCGCGGCCGCGTTGTTCGCGTCGTCGCAGGGCCGCATCGAGTGCAGCCAAGCTCGACGCCCACGCCATCGCGAGGCCGAGCGCGACGAGCGCCGTGGCACTGCGGCCGTCAGAAGTGGGGAATGCTGGCGGCAGGGAACTGATCGCGTCCGCGAGCCCGGGGATGTCGGTGGTGCAGGGAAGGTCGGGGAGCCGAACTGGCGCTCGCTGCTCCACCGATGTTGCGTCGCGCAGCAGCACGTCGCTGAGCACACTCGGCCGCGCCATCGCACGCGGCGAGAGGAACAGCGCAAGTAAGGCGTCGCGGTCAGCGCGGCGATTCACCACCGGTGTAGCGGAGAGGAGCAACACCGCCGCACCGCGGGCCAGCGACGCGATCTGACGGTAGCGCTGCGTGCCGGCGTTCCGAAGATGGTGTGCCTCGTCCACGATCAGTAGTGGCGCTGCGCGTGGAGCGAAGCCGTGGCTGAGTGCTTCGAGCGACGCAAAGCGCAATGCCACGCCGGCCCGCTCGGCGCTTTGCAACCATTGCGCGCGCACCGCCGCCGGCCCAGCGACGAGGACATCGTCATAGCGCGCCGCGACTGCCAGCGCGATGACGGTCTTGCCGGTGCCCGGCGCATCGGTGAGCAGCGCTCCGCCGTGCGCGGCGATGGCGCGGCGCAACAATGCCACTGTGCGCCGCTGCGTTGGCCGGAGCACGAAGGCACCGGTGGTCGCCTCCGCTGGGCGCTTCAACACCGCCATCGCGATGCGGGCGCGCACCGCGGCGGCGGTCGTCAGAGCATCTGCCACGAGAGCAGCGGCGCGATGGTCTCGTGCGAAAGTCCGTAGGCCTCGACCGCCGCCTCCGTGAGTTCCCAGGGGTTCGGCTCGACGCCCTCCACCGCCGCGCGGGCGATTGACGCGAGGTGTTCACGTGCGCGCGGCCAATCCTCGGGAATGGGGAATCGCGCGCAGGTCCAACCGAGGAATCGGCGGTAGCCGCCGCGCGCCGGTTCCGCGAGGACGGCCAGCCACGCGGCGGCGAGCGCCGAGTTGAGCAGGGCGGCGAGTGCGTAGGCATCGTCGTCGGTGGGCGTGCGGACCACGTAGCAGGTGTTGAGCGGCACGGTGGGATCGCCGGCCGGGAGCACCAGCGCGCGCGGACTGCGTCCGATGTCGCCCCAGACGACGCGCGCGCGGTCGTGTCGCGCGGCGTCGGTGCGGAACAGCGCCCACCACGGACCGCCGCGTCCGTCGCTGCGGCCCTCCAGTTGGCGACGCCAGCGCTGCAGTCGCCGCCCGGTGCGGTCGGGCAGGCGACGCAACGGAAGACCGCTGAGGTCGTGCGTCCAGATGATCGCGGCCTCGGCGGCCGCAGCGGTCGGTCGCCAGGGCGTGAGATGCTCGCCGCGCAGCAACGGGCGCAGGCAGGACGCCTCGATGCCCTGCGACTCGGCGTCTCGGCGCGAGAGCACGAAGGCCTCGTTGCAGCCGCACTTCACTCCGAGCTGCGGGCGCGCCAGTGCGCTGCGTGCGAGCGGCGTGCCCGCGGCGCTGACGGCATCGAAGGCATCGCGCACCTCTGCAGGCACGAGCAGCCACGGTGCGCCGACGGAGTCGTCGAGCGCGAGGCGCGCCCGCGGCAGGGCCCAGGGCAAGGGGATGTCGCGGCGGTGCGCGATGACCCTTACTTCGTCGGGCGCGGCGAGTGCACCCAGGCGCCGCGCCACGACGGCGCTGGGGTAGACGACGGCGTCGAAGCCAGCCGAGGAGTCCTGCCACTCTTCGAGGAGCAGCGGCGGTGCCAGGCTCGAGAGCAACTGACGGATTCCGCCGCCCGCCAGCGAGCCCCAGAGTTTGGCCGGCAGCAACAGCGCGATGGCGCCGTCTCGCGCGCAGAGGCGCACCGCGCGTTCGGTGAAGAGGGCGGCGAGATCCACCTGCGAGGCAAATCCTCGGCCCGCTGCGGCCTCGGTCGCGCCGGCTTCCCAGGCCGCCGCACGGAACACGGCGAAGCGCTCACGAAGCGCGGCTCGCTGTTCGGCGGGAATCGCGTGCGTGCGCACCCAGGGCGGGTTGCCGAGCACAGCGGTGAATCCACCGGCGGCGGCGACGTCAGGAAAGTGCGTGACGAACGAGAACGGCAGTGCGGCGCCATCCTTGAGCGCCGCCACCGCCGCACGCGCGCGTCGGATTGCGGCGCGCAGGCTGTCGAGGCGTGTGCGCGTCGCGCGGTCCACGCCGCGCCGTGCGCGAAACAGGTCCGGTGCCCGCGCCGCGGCGAGCAGTTCACGCCGCGCGGCAGTGAGTTGCACGAGACGTTGCGATTCTAGCCGGATCGCCTGCCGACGTTCCTCGCGCTCGAGCACCTGCCCGAGTGCGCGCTTGCGTTTGCCGACCGCGCGCGCGTAGCGCAGGCGCCGCGCCGCCAAGCTGCCGTCCGGCGGCAACCAGCCGTCATCGAAGCCGTGGCCGGCCAGTGCGTCACCCTCGCGGATGTTGCGGTCGAGGTTCGGCAGCGGTGGCAGGCGCAGCGGATCGTCATCCGGCTCCTCGACCACCACCGAGAGCCAGAGCCGGAGCTGGCAGAGCCACACGGCGGTGGGGTCGACGTCCACACCGAAGACTGACCGCGTGAGCACATCGCGCCGACGTTCCGCGACGCGCCGCGCGTCACCGGCGCGGCTGTGCAAGTCGGCCAACGACTCCAGCGCGTACACCAGGAATGCCCCCGAACCACAAGCAGGATCGAGCACCGTGACGTCCCGCAGCGCAGCAGCGAGCGCGGTGGCGTCCTCGTGGCGAAGCGTTTCGCCGTCCCAGGCGCGCAGCAGCGCGTCTTCGCTCACGCCGCGCGGCGTGAGGGCAGTGCTGAGCCCGTCGCGCGTGAGTTGGCTGATGAGCGAGGGTGGCGTGTAGAAGGCCCCCCGTGCGGCTCGGGTGCCCTCGTGCATCAGCGACTCAAAGGCGCGGCCAAGCATCTCGGGGTCCACCGCCGCCTCGCTCCAACCTTCTCGAGACTCGCGCGCCGTCAGACGATACCGCGTCAGCAGGCCGCCGATGACGCCTTCGAGCGCCTCATCGGTGAAGCGCAGGTCGGCGAAACGGCGTTCGCTCGGTGCGCGCGTGAAGAGTCCGCCATTCAGGAACGGCACCTTGCCGAAGGCGCGCGCGGCGCTGGCGCGGCGCGTCATCGGCGTGTTCAGCGTGCCGAACCACAGGGGTTCGAGGAAGCGCCGGTGCGCTTGCGTGCCGCCGCCGGCCCGCGCGGCGAAGTGCCGGCGGAGGAACTCGCGGTCGCCGTCGAGCCAGCCCCGCGCCTCGAGGAACGCGACGAACAACAGCCGCGAGGTGTGCAGCAGCGCGATGGTCCGGCGTGCGTCGGCCGGTGCGCGCCCGACGGCGCTGGTGGCCAAGGCCTGCACGTGCCCTTCCAGCTCCCTGTAGAAACGCCGGGTGAGCGCGGAGCGGCCCAAAGTCTCGCGCCATCGCAGGTGCACGAGCAGGTCGGGTGCGTCGGTGCAGGCGACCAGCGCAGCGATTGTTTCGGCGTCGCTCTCGCGGAGCTGCTGCGGGTTCAGTTGGTGCAGCGGTACGGGATGGCGCGCATCCGGCGGCGGTGCGGCGAGCACGATGCCGGAGGACTCCTGGTCGCGCACGAGCAGCAGCCAGGACCGCTCGGGCACCGCGCGCGCGAGGCCGCGACCGAGCGCGGCCACGCGTTCAGGCAGGCGTTCGCTGGATGGTTGGAGCGTGACGAGCAGGGCGCGCAGGGTGCCCGGCCCCTCGGCCACGTGCACCTTGCTGGCCAGCGTGGCGATGCCGAGCGTGCGCAGCGTACGCCGGTCGAGTGGGATGGGGTGGCCGAAGCCGAGGGCCGCTGCGAGCGGCGCGAGCGAGGTGCCGGGGCCGAGTCCGGCGAGGAGCGTGGCGGCGTCGCGGGCGGTGAACACGCGCGAAGGCTCGCTCGGCGATTCCGCGTCGCGGCATCACGGCATTGCGGGTGTCATCGTGCTTCGGACAGGTCCGGACGCCAGACCCCAAGGAGTTGTTCAGGGACGTTCAATGCTCAGTCGAGCGAAGACCTTGCCTCAGAGAGTACGCCGGCGCAAAGTCAGGGGACTTCGGAAGTGGTTGGTGAATGGGCGATATCGCGCCCTGTGGTCGCGAGCGCCGGGGTTCAATCGCAGCCCACACAGTGGGGAGGAGGCGGATGCTTCGATTGCGATTTGGGCGACGGCGCGGTGGAATTGGAGCGCGCGTCTTGCGAGCCGCAGTGCGATTCGCACAGGTCGCCTTTCTCGTCACGGCGGCTGTGCCGCTGAGTGCCCAGACCACCGTGCGCGGAGTGCTCTACGATTCGCTGCGGTACGCGGGCATCGAAGGTGCCGTGGTGACCGTTGTCGGCGATGCACGAATGGGAACCAGAACTGACGCGCGGGGGATGTTCGCGCTGGTTGGAGTCGACGCTGGCAACCACATCATCCGGTTCGTGCATCCTCGGCTTGATTCGCTGGGGCTCGAGTCCATCGATGTGCCTGTGTCCATCGATGATGGCGTGGAGGAGATAGAGATCTTTGCCGCCACGCCGAGCTTGTATCGCGCACTCAACCTCCTCTGTGGTGAGTCGCCTGAGAGCACCAATCGCGTGGTTGTTCGAGTGGCGGACAGAGCGGGTCACGCGGTCGCCGAGGCAGGCGTACGGCTAGAGTGGATTGAGACCGGATTCGCGCGATCTAGAAGCACGAGGAGCACCAGTAGCAACAGGAACGTGGCAGCTACGACCGATGAGCAGGGAATGGCGGTCGTCTGCGAAGTGCCATCGCCGGGAGCGTTGGTCGAAAGAGGACCGCAAGTAGTGCGCATCTCTCCACTTCGCGTCTCGGCAAGTCGCGGAAGCCGAAGCGCCGGTCCCTTCTCGATTGAAGAGGCTGGCCCCGGCGTTCTTGTGCTCAGTCTGGTCGCCGACGACGGCAAAGATCCGGTCACCATAGCTGGCCGAGTCGCTCAGGCCGATGGGCAGTCCGTACCGGGTGCGCGGGTACGGATTGAGGAACTCAACGTCGGGACCGTCACCGATTCGATTGGAGCGTTCCTGCTGCGGGGCGTGCCGGCACGTAGCCAGGATCTAGTGGTCTCGGCAATCGGCTATCGACCGTCGCGAGTGATCGTGTCACCTGATGCAGATGCCGTGTTTGACGTCGGAGTTGTCCACCTCGATTCGCTTGCGACCGCACTCGACACCGTCCGCATCACGGCGACCGCGTTGCCGGGCAGTGCGGCCCGCTTCGACGATCGGCGGCGCGTCCTGTCCGGCACGTTTCTCGACTCTGCTGACCTATCGAAGATGCCGCGCGTCACGCCAAGCTTCCTGGCCGGTCGGGTACCCCGCGCCCTGATCCTCAATCCGCTCGGGGGGCCACGGACGTTTGTCTTCCGCCGTCCGGGGCTCGGCGGTGAGAACATCTGCGTGCCACGGTTGTTCGTGGATGGTCAAGACCAAGGACCTCTCGATGTCGGCCAACTCGAGGAGTTGTTGGACCGAGCGAAACGAATCGAGGTGTACCGTGCGAACTTTGCGCCCCCAGAGTTCACGGATTTTGCTGGCTGCGGTGCAGTCGTCGTCTGGACCAAGTAGTTCTCGCTTACACTGCGATACGAGATCTCGTCAGCCGCGTGCCAGTCTCGCGACGAGCGGTGGCAACTCCTCCGCCCGCTCAAACCAATAGTCCGGCGCCGTCGGCTCCAACTCCGCCCGCGTGTACGGCCCCCACAGCACGGCCCCCGTGCGCACCCCGGCCGCGCGCCCCGCCTGCATATCGTGCGTGCTGTCACCCACGAACAACGCGCGCTCCGCCGGCACCTGCAGCTGCGCCAGCGCATACTGCACCGGCTCCGGATCCGGCTTGTGCCGCGTCGTCTGGTCGATCCCGACCACCGCCGCAAAGCACTCCTCGATCTGCGCGAACTTGAGCGCGCGCCGCGCCCCCACCTCCAGCTTGCTCGTCACCACCGCCAGCGCGTGCCCGTCGGCGTGCAAGCTCCGCACGGTCTCCACCATCCCGGGGTACAGCTTCAGCATCGAGTCGTGATGCAGCAACTGGTGCTCGCGGTATCGCGCCCGCAGCAGGTCCACCTCCTCGACGTCATCGGCCCAGCGCGCCAACATCCGGTCCAGCGGCGTGCCGATCAACGCCAGCCACTCCGGCACGCTGGGCCGGCGCGTACGCCCCTCGAAGGCGTATTCCATACTCGCCACCAGCAACTCAATGGAATCCACCAACGTGCCGTCGAGGTCGAACAGCACGGCATACGGCGCCCGGCTCATCGTGCGCTCCGCGACACATACCCGCGCCCTTTCCACTCCACGCGGCTGCCGCGCCACGCCGCCTCGGCGCAGATCCAACTGAAGGTCACGGCCGCCAGGGGGTACAGCAGGCCCCAGAGGGGATTGAGTCGCGAGAAGGCGTACACGCCAGCGTAGTAGACGAAGGTGAAGGCCCCGGCCGCGAGCCCGAAGATCCGCGCGCCGTCGCCGGCCACGCCGAGCTGCCAGAGCAGCAGCGCGAGTAGCGGAATGGTCCACGGGAAGATACGCGAACTCACCGGGCCGAGTGGCAGGGAGTCGCGCCCGGTAGCTGTGTGGAGCTCCCAGACGCTGGGACAACACGGTGGCGGAGTCGTTCTACTGTGCCTCAAGAAGGCGCGAAACAAGAGACACATTATTCCGAGCCGTGAACCGCCCTTGCGGATACCCGCGCGCGCATCGACGTTTTCTGCGACCGCGCTCGGCGCGGTGCCCGCCGGACGATGGGAACACACGTCGCACACGGGCGGAACGGTCGACACTTGACTGGGCGTCTACGCCCATCACATCGGATGACTTTCGAGCCTGCGAATGCGCAATAAGCTGAGAGCAGCCCTTCGTGTCGCACTGATTGGAGCGCTGCTTGCTTGCTGCCCGCCTCGACCTGCGAATTCGCAGCCAACCGTCGTTGTGCGAGGCACATCGGGGTGTCGAGCTTGTGAAATCCTCGTGACTCCGGGCGTGACGCTGGGCTCGACCGACGGGCCTGGCATCATTGAACATATCGAGACGCGCGCGGTGCGCGACGGACTCGGGCGGTACTTGCTCAAGGCCAACTTCCCGACTGCCATCAGCGTGTTCGCACCCGACGGACGTTTTCTCCGGTCGTTGGGTCGCGCGGGCGGCGGACCGGGTGAGTTCCGTGGTATCGGAAGCTTGTCTGTGCTTCCCGGCGATTCACTGGTCGTTTTCGATTGGGGGTCGAGCCGTTACTCAATCTTCAGCCCTGGGCTCGACTTTGTAACGAGCGGCCCCCTGCCGCTGACTCCTGAGCTTTCAAGTTTGGCTCTTCGTTCGGGGAAGTTCCTGTTCAACCACGCGCTCTTTTCGCCGAATGAAGTTGGGCAGCCACTCCATCTTGTCAACAGGACGGGTGCCCGAGAACGGTCTTTCGGATCGTCAACGGGCGTCTATCGCCCAGACGTTCCGTTCTTGATGTCGCGAGCGATTGCCGAGTCTAGGTCAGGGCGCGTCTGGGCCGCGTCACGTACGGAGTATCGAATCGACCTCCTGAATCCTGAGACGGGCTCGATCGAACGCACGATTCGTCGCGACGTGCCGTGGTTCCCATCGGGGATGCGTCCCGAGCCTCGGGGTAGCGCAGCGACGCTCGAACCTAAGCCGTTCATTTTCGACGTGCGCGAGGATCAGGCTGGACGGCTTTGGGTGCTCATCGCAGTGGCGGATCCTCAATGGCGTTCTGCAGTTCGGGCACCTGGCGCCGGAGATAGCCACGGCACCGTTACCAACGAGCAGCGCTACAGGGACACCGTGATCGAGGTGCTTGATACCAGCGCCGGTCGACTGCTGGCGTCCGTTCGGCTTCCGCAACACATCAAGCAGTTCGTGTCCGACAACCTTATCGGAACAGTGATGGAGGACGCCGACGGTATGCCTCGCTTCTTCACGTGGCAGTTGCAGCTCCGAACACCATGACGGATGATGCAACCTCCTGTGCGGCTCTCCAGTAGCCTCAGGCGGCTTTGCCGAGCGTCACTGGCTGCGGTGTCGCTTGGAGGCTGCCTTGCCTGCAGCGGCGAGGAGTCGACCGCCCCGTCGGTTCCTCTGGTGTGGTCTGTCGATACCCTCGCGATTGTCGGAGTCGCAGAAGGCGACTCGATGCAAGAGTTCGGCCAGCTCATCGCTGCTGAACTCAGCGCGACCGGTGATGCCGTCCTGCTGGACCTGCGCCGCCCTGGAGTGTTCTGGTTCGATTCGACAGGGCGGTTCAGGACGGTCACCACGGTAGGGCGTGGTCCTGGGGAGGTCTT contains these protein-coding regions:
- a CDS encoding carboxypeptidase regulatory-like domain-containing protein — protein: MRFAQVAFLVTAAVPLSAQTTVRGVLYDSLRYAGIEGAVVTVVGDARMGTRTDARGMFALVGVDAGNHIIRFVHPRLDSLGLESIDVPVSIDDGVEEIEIFAATPSLYRALNLLCGESPESTNRVVVRVADRAGHAVAEAGVRLEWIETGFARSRSTRSTSSNRNVAATTDEQGMAVVCEVPSPGALVERGPQVVRISPLRVSASRGSRSAGPFSIEEAGPGVLVLSLVADDGKDPVTIAGRVAQADGQSVPGARVRIEELNVGTVTDSIGAFLLRGVPARSQDLVVSAIGYRPSRVIVSPDADAVFDVGVVHLDSLATALDTVRITATALPGSAARFDDRRRVLSGTFLDSADLSKMPRVTPSFLAGRVPRALILNPLGGPRTFVFRRPGLGGENICVPRLFVDGQDQGPLDVGQLEELLDRAKRIEVYRANFAPPEFTDFAGCGAVVVWTK
- a CDS encoding HAD-IA family hydrolase; the protein is MSRAPYAVLFDLDGTLVDSIELLVASMEYAFEGRTRRPSVPEWLALIGTPLDRMLARWADDVEEVDLLRARYREHQLLHHDSMLKLYPGMVETVRSLHADGHALAVVTSKLEVGARRALKFAQIEECFAAVVGIDQTTRHKPDPEPVQYALAQLQVPAERALFVGDSTHDMQAGRAAGVRTGAVLWGPYTRAELEPTAPDYWFERAEELPPLVARLARG
- a CDS encoding DEAD/DEAH box helicase, translating into MADALTTAAAVRARIAMAVLKRPAEATTGAFVLRPTQRRTVALLRRAIAAHGGALLTDAPGTGKTVIALAVAARYDDVLVAGPAAVRAQWLQSAERAGVALRFASLEALSHGFAPRAAPLLIVDEAHHLRNAGTQRYRQIASLARGAAVLLLSATPVVNRRADRDALLALFLSPRAMARPSVLSDVLLRDATSVEQRAPVRLPDLPCTTDIPGLADAISSLPPAFPTSDGRSATALVALGLAMAWASSLAALDAALRRREQRGRALADSLSAGRWPTRDALRNWVLGDDSTQLAFDLVVEPSQTQAPRDALPVLHRHLDAVSRMRGLIAGYIAQDSAARANALVALLDELAPLRVLVLAHHAETVRALHRQLLHLPGIVAITGTRVLAASGNWSRAEVLTALGPGAPPYRADDPRGIRLLIATDLLAEGVELQGCAALVHGDPTWTPARLEQREGRVLREGQRAQVRIAQFRLPAAAAPLLALRERLAAKRRARVAAAAPADAARALRTRLSKWLTIRTTPVADSLPRQPFPTERLAAVCSRQAGFLAVVRIAGELKLLGGLATGRRWRVTTDPATLLTLIELADGASTRLELRHVQCVRRVLQRWLTQRAARRTLRGESALDDALARRLRRRLDTALATEPLARRTELGAAWAQILQRALTARGIGHRRDVQRLLREAPDDRAFIDGLAALTTKRPDSLSESGRLSLHTLLLLVEPSQAPSRPLGSADFSRSAASLA